In Desulfurispora thermophila DSM 16022, the genomic window GATGGCCGAATCCAACCCGCAGGCCATAGCCATGATCAGGAAGGTACGGTTGAGCAGGTGGCGGTTGGTGCAGCGCTGGGAGGAGTTGGACAACCCCAGAGTAGTCCGTACTCCCGGCGCCAGGGCTTTAATCTGGCGAATGGCTTCCAGCACTTCCAAACCATGCTCCTGGGCAACATTAACAGGCAACATCAGCGGGTCAATATACAAGTCTTCCATGGGCAGGCCGTGGGCATCGGCATTTACCACAATCTCCATGGCCAGAGCTGCCCGGTCGGCCGCACTCTTGGGCACACCCTTTTCATTCATGGCCAGACCAATCAGCGCGGCGTTATATTTAACCGCCATGGGAATGTAGATATCCATTTTCCACTGGTCGGCATGGGTGGAGTTGATCATTACCTTGCCGTGCTTATTGGCGGCACAACCTGCTTCAATGGCTTCCGGGTTGGTAGAATCAATGCAGCAGGGCAGCGGAACCGTCTCATTGCAGATATTGACCAACCACTCCATAACCTTGGGCTGGTCCTTGGCCTCCACAGTGGGACCGGTGTTGACATCCAGGTAATGAGCACCTGCTTCATACTGCCGTTTGGCCCAGTGCCGGACGGGTTCGGGGTCTTTATTTAAAATGGCTTCCCGAATATCCTTGAACATACCGTTAATCCGCTCACCAATCAGGATCATGACCCTTAACCTCCTCAAAAGTGTATTGAAAATTTAAAATAAGTACAACAACTATATAAAATATAAAATTCA contains:
- a CDS encoding methyltetrahydrofolate cobalamin methyltransferase; its protein translation is MILIGERINGMFKDIREAILNKDPEPVRHWAKRQYEAGAHYLDVNTGPTVEAKDQPKVMEWLVNICNETVPLPCCIDSTNPEAIEAGCAANKHGKVMINSTHADQWKMDIYIPMAVKYNAALIGLAMNEKGVPKSAADRAALAMEIVVNADAHGLPMEDLYIDPLMLPVNVAQEHGLEVLEAIRQIKALAPGVRTTLGLSNSSQRCTNRHLLNRTFLIMAMACGLDSAIADVDDPELINAVAAANLFLNKEIYCDSFLKTFRQR